In the genome of Segatella copri, one region contains:
- the thiL gene encoding thiamine-phosphate kinase → MLDIAKLGEFGLIDHLTKGYENKNASTVYGVGDDCAVMHYPDKEVLMTTDMLMEGVHFDLTYIDMQHLGYKSAMVNISDIFAMNGTPRQMVVSIALSKRFKVEDLDDFYKGLRMACDKWGVDIVGGDTTSSLTGLAISITCIGEAAKEDIVYRSGAKETDLICVSGDLGGAYMGLQLLEREKAVYYGQVEDIRKKMAEAKANNDSQKLAALNKDLQEMRNFQPDFAGKEYLLQRQLQPEARGDIMAQLREAGIRPTAMMDISDGLSSELMHICEQSHCGCRVYEKNIPIDYQTAVQAEEFNMNLTTCAMNGGEDYELLFTVPIGDHEKIEAMEGVKQIGYITKESLGKFLITRDGQEFELKAQGWNPLKD, encoded by the coding sequence ATCTTGGATATAGCTAAGTTAGGTGAATTCGGTCTCATCGACCATCTCACCAAGGGATATGAAAACAAAAATGCCTCTACCGTCTATGGTGTGGGCGACGACTGTGCGGTGATGCACTATCCAGACAAGGAAGTGCTCATGACCACCGACATGCTCATGGAAGGTGTACACTTCGACCTTACCTATATCGACATGCAGCACTTGGGTTACAAGAGTGCCATGGTCAACATCAGCGACATCTTCGCCATGAACGGAACACCACGCCAGATGGTGGTAAGCATTGCCCTGAGCAAGCGCTTCAAGGTGGAAGACCTCGACGATTTCTACAAGGGTTTGCGAATGGCATGCGATAAATGGGGAGTTGACATCGTAGGTGGCGACACCACTTCTTCGCTCACCGGTCTTGCCATCAGCATCACCTGCATCGGTGAGGCTGCCAAGGAAGATATCGTGTATCGAAGCGGAGCCAAGGAAACCGACCTCATCTGCGTATCGGGCGATCTGGGCGGAGCCTACATGGGTCTGCAGCTCCTGGAGCGCGAAAAGGCTGTGTATTACGGACAGGTGGAAGACATCCGCAAGAAGATGGCAGAGGCTAAGGCAAACAACGATAGCCAGAAGCTTGCCGCTCTCAACAAGGACTTGCAGGAGATGCGCAATTTCCAGCCCGACTTTGCCGGAAAGGAATATCTGTTGCAGCGCCAGCTCCAGCCAGAAGCACGTGGCGACATCATGGCTCAGTTGAGAGAAGCCGGTATCCGCCCAACAGCCATGATGGATATCAGCGACGGTCTCAGCAGCGAACTGATGCACATCTGCGAGCAGAGCCATTGCGGTTGCCGTGTATATGAGAAGAACATTCCTATCGACTACCAGACAGCCGTACAGGCAGAGGAATTCAACATGAACCTCACCACCTGTGCGATGAATGGCGGCGAAGATTACGAACTTCTCTTCACGGTTCCTATCGGCGACCACGAGAAAATCGAGGCGATGGAAGGAGTGAAGCAGATTGGTTACATCACCAAGGAAAGCCTTGGCAAGTTCCTCATCACCCGCGATGGCCAGGAATTCGAGCTCAAGGCACAGGGATGGAATCCTTTAAAAGATTAG
- a CDS encoding purine-nucleoside phosphorylase, translating to MYEKIQETASWLKERMTTSPKTAIILGTGLGQLASEITDSYEFPYSEIPNFPVSTVEGHAGKLIFGKLGGKDIMAMEGRFHFYEGYSMKEVTFPERVMYELGIETLFVSNASGGMNPDFEIGDLMVIDDHINFFPEHPLHGKNFPTGPRFPDMHEAYDKQLRDLADEIAKEKGINAKHGVYVGVQGPTFETPAEYRMYRILGGDAVGMSTVPEVIVARHCGIKVFGISIITDLGGFDVPVEVSHEEVQIAANAAQPKMTEIMREMIRRS from the coding sequence AAAAATTCAAGAAACAGCATCCTGGCTAAAAGAAAGGATGACCACAAGTCCGAAGACTGCCATCATTCTGGGAACAGGCCTAGGACAATTAGCTTCAGAAATAACTGATAGTTACGAGTTTCCATACAGTGAGATACCAAACTTCCCTGTTTCCACAGTAGAAGGTCATGCCGGCAAGCTGATTTTCGGTAAGTTGGGTGGCAAGGATATCATGGCCATGGAAGGCCGCTTCCATTTCTACGAGGGATACAGCATGAAAGAGGTTACCTTCCCAGAACGTGTAATGTACGAGCTGGGCATCGAGACCCTCTTCGTAAGCAATGCTTCAGGCGGTATGAATCCGGATTTCGAGATTGGCGACCTGATGGTCATCGACGACCACATTAATTTCTTCCCAGAGCATCCACTGCATGGCAAGAACTTCCCTACCGGTCCTCGCTTCCCTGATATGCACGAGGCATACGACAAGCAGCTCCGCGACCTTGCCGACGAGATTGCCAAGGAGAAGGGTATCAATGCCAAGCATGGTGTATATGTGGGAGTACAGGGGCCAACCTTCGAGACTCCTGCCGAGTATCGCATGTATCGCATCCTTGGTGGCGACGCCGTAGGTATGAGCACTGTGCCAGAGGTTATCGTGGCTCGCCATTGCGGCATCAAGGTATTCGGTATCAGCATCATCACCGACCTCGGCGGCTTCGACGTACCTGTTGAGGTAAGCCATGAGGAAGTGCAGATTGCAGCCAATGCTGCCCAGCCAAAGATGACGGAGATTATGCGAGAGATGATTCGCAGAAGCTAA